The following nucleotide sequence is from Hevea brasiliensis isolate MT/VB/25A 57/8 chromosome 7, ASM3005281v1, whole genome shotgun sequence.
TATCTCTTGAATAAGGTATTTAGAGAATATCTGGGTCATTTTATAAtcgtttttattgatgatatattggtgtatTTTAGGAGTCTAAAAGAGCATGCACAACATTTAAGAATAGTCCTTTAGACGCTGAGGGAGcatcagttgtatgccaagttcttcaagtgtgagttctggctaAGGAGTATATCCTTCTAGGGGCATATAGTGATAGAGAATGGAATTGATATGGATcctaagaagatagaagcagtaggAGATTGATCAAGGCCAACCACAGTGATAAAGATCAAGAATTCCCTAGGTTTGGCTAGCTATTATAGGAGATCTGTACTTGATTTCTCCAAGATAGCTGTTCCAATGACTAGGCTAACTCAGAAGAATaagaagtttgaatggagtgatgaaTATGAAGAGAGCTtttagaagcttaaggagtgtctaatttTAATACCAGTATTGGCTCTATCTACAGGTAATGAAGATTTCACTGTCTATTGCGATGCCTCCATAGTGGGATTGGGATGTGTTCTCATGCTGAAGGCAAGAGTAATACCTTATGCTTTAAGATAGTTGAAAAAGCATGAAGCTAATTATGCCACTCATGACTTAGAAATAGCGATCGTAAGTTTTTGCCCTAAAGATGTGGAGACATAATTTTTATGGAGCAAAATGTGAAATCTTCATAGACCATAAGACCTTCAAGCAGAAAGAGCTGAATCTTAAACAAAGAATATGGGTAGAACTGCTCAGTGATTATGATTGTGCAATCTAGTACCATCTAGGAAAGGGAAATGTTATCGCAGATGCTCTGAGCCAGAAGTTATTTGGCAGTTTGGCACATATATCCATAGAAAGATGGCCCATCTTGAAGGAGTTGCACTAGCTAATTGGTGGAAGGTTGCAGCTAGAGTTATCAGCTAAAGGTACCTAGATAGCTCAGATGAAGGTGACACCAGTGAACCTAAGGCAATAAATAGTATGAAGACCCTGAGTTAGTGAAAATAGCGAAATCAATATAGAAAGGTAAGATCATTGAGTTCTATTTTGACGGAAAAGGAGTGTTAAGGTATGGCAATAGGTTATGTATACCATATGACATCCAACTCAAAGGAGACATTATGAGGGAAGCTCATAATGCTAAGCATATTGTGCACCTTGGAGCCACTAAAATGTATTAGGACTTAAAGAGGATGTATTGGTGGCCTTCCATGAAAAAGGAGATTGCACAGTTTGCGACTGCTTAGGAGGTTTTTCAGAGAGTGAAGCTAGAGCATTAGAAGCCAACAAGAATGCTTAAGCCATTACCCATTCTAGAATGAAAATGGGAAAATGTGGCCATGGATTTTGTTGTGGGGTTACCAATCGCATCCAATAGACATGACTCGATATGAGTTATAATGGACAGGTTAACCAAGATTGCTCACTTTATTCCTATTAGAGCTAACTACTTAGTGGACAAGTTGGCTCAGGTGTACGTGGCTGACATAATaaggttgcatggagctccagTGACAATAGTCTCTGACAAAGGACCACAGTTCACATCAAGGTTTTGGCGCTATCTTCAAAATGAATTAGGTGCTAGGTTAGACTTCAGCATGGCCTTTTACCCTCAAACAGGTGGATAGTCGAAAAAGCCATACAGactttggaggatatgctgagaatgtGTGTACTTGACTTTGGTGGATTGTGGAAAAAGCACATTCCCCTACTtgagtttgcatacaataataactATTACTCTAACATTGGAATGGCATCATATGAAgctctatatgggaggaaatgtaggtcTCTTATGTGTTGGGAGGAAGTTGGTAAAAGAGCCTTAGCGGGAACAGAGTTGGTAGAAGTCACCAATCAAGCCAAGCTCTTAATTAAGGCAAGGTCGAAGACAGCAACCAGTAGACAAAAAAGTTATACAGATCTCCATAGGAAAGAAGTGGTTTTTCAAGAGGAGCACATGGTGCTTCTAAAGGTATCTCCAATAAAAGGTGTCATCCAATTTGGAAAAAGAGGCAAGCTAGCTCTAAGGTACATTGACCATATGAAGTGCTGCAAAGGGCCGAAAATGTGTCTTATAAGTTAGTTTTGCCACTAAAAATGGAGAGGATACATCTggtgttccatgtttctatgttgaggaAGTTCATGTTGGATCCGAACAAGGTTGTAAGTGAACTAGACAtgaaaatttaaaagattttttttatgtTGAACAAACTGTCCTGATTGTAGATGCTCAAGTAAGGAAGCTGAGGAACAAGGAGATACTGatggttaaggtgttatggaaCCACCACAACATGGAAAAGTGTGCATGGGAAACCTGCGATTCCATAATACAACAATACTcccaccttttctaagtatgattttgtatgtaaTGTTTATTATGTTTACTTTTTATGTGTTTGTTTTAACATTCAAGGATGAATGTTCTTAAGGGGGGGAGATGTAATATCCGCCACATTCCAATATCGAAAAATATGTTCTTGACAGAATATTCTGGTAAAGGCAAAGACTTCATTGATAAGAGAGTGGCAACAGGATGTGAAAATATGTTCATGTACATGTGTTTAAaatgttcaaaatgtatttaagaattaaaaatattttaagagtttTGTTCTTAAAAAGTTTTAAAGTTGTTGTTTTGGGCAAAAGGAGTTTTTGACAGCCGAACTTGATTCTGCCAACTTATTTTCTCCTTTGATTCCAATTTTTCAAAACCTAATTTTatggttcctaagggcctagaataggatttttatattatttatagagTTTTTGAGCCTTGTATAATACTTTAAGGTCCTATTTTATAGGATCGGGCATGCGGGACTTAGAAGAGTAAGGATCTGAGGATAGCTCCCATTCGAGAAGgaggttgataggctacaagaggtgagtaactctaactttaataaaataaaaactatttaTAGGTAATTAATGAGCATCCCCATGCATCATGCCATGTTTATTTAAgatgtatgtatctagaacacgAAGATGCTACATAATTACATAAATTGTTGTTGGTGCATCGATGGATATTGGATGACCCATTGCTCTCCCCATGCTATGCTTGTGTAATGTTATGCATGTTATGGATTCATAAGTAAATGCTAAGGGGAGATCTGACAGTTGCCCCTGGGTACATGACACAGGTCGTGTTTTGTAATGTCCCAAAAGTTTCGAGCTTTAAATAGTACTAATTCTAATTTATGAATAGTATTATTTAAAGTCAATTTGAGGACTAAAAAGGAGatgaaaattaattgaaataagcAGAACAAAAATCGAAGTGATAATTGGGTTTACGGACTTAAtcggtattattgaaaaagatggactataacccgatgaaggacattttggtcaattcacttgaagAGTTGGCATTTGAtcgaaatgtcaattaaaataagtaaTATGATATCTTAGAATGGGATTTAAGTAATGGAAAGAAGTATGAAAATTCATGAGGGACATAGAAGGAATTATTAAATTgtgataaatataatttaaaagttcaattataattaaatttgatattttgaAAATAAGACAAATTTGACTTAAGGGATAAATATCTACATAAATACATCACCATTtgcatcatcatcttcttcttctttttctccttCATGTTGCCGTTCACCTCTCTTACTCCTTCCTCCATTTTTGTTCAAACCAAGCTtctaaactcttaatttcttccacaattttcatagGAAATCCATAGAAAACCTTGAATTAGTTCTTGATTTGAAGAAAGGAAGTAAGAAATCAAAGGAAATTTGAAGATTTGGGAAGATAGGAagttgaccatttgaggtaagtgaaGATTCTTGTTTAATTAGTTATGAATTTATAGATTTCAAATTTGATTTAGGAAGTTTTGATGGAAATTGCTTGAAAATGTGTATGATGTGAAGAAGGGAAGTTTTGATCAAGGAGATAGAAGTTAGGGTTTATGAGTTTTGATATGATTAACTTGATTTCTAGACTTGAAATGAAGTTATATATATGATTGTGAGCTTGAATTTGATTAGAATTGAAAGATGGCAATTAGAGTTTTTGTGCAATTAGGGTTTCCATGGTATGAAACTTATTGAATGTTATTATGGCTATATTATGACTATTTGAGGTGCATTTGTTTAGAAACATTAAAGATTTGGAGGGGAAATTAAGTGAATTGATGTGGTGCCTTAAATGCTGAATCTGGATAGCTTGAGTCTAGTGAGGTTAtttgctcataacttgagctatataaCTCCAATTGATGTAAAACAAATCGAAAATGAAACCTATGAAAAAATGCTAAAACTTTCATATAGAACACTTGGCCTGAAAATGGCCAGAAGATACCTTGATTAGGGCTAGAATCTAGTAATGCAAACCTAGAATTTGGaaaactgatcaaatgaatagtacgtaCTTAAGTGAGCATAAttcactctacaaaactccaaattgagtgattcttgaACTAGTGTAATCCTGAGACACAGGGAAACAATTTTTGTACAGACCATGAAGCCAAATTATTACTAGAACCTATCCAAATTAGCTAAATAAAGTGAGTTCAAAACTCTATCTTGATTCTGGAACAGCCCTGGAAACCTGAGAAATTGTCACCTgaacagttttggaaaaatgaccataacttaagttacacAAATGAAAATTGCATGATTTTAAagccaaaataaccataagacatagaactataaGTTCTAAGTTTTAACCCAGACCTAATTCTTAGGGCAAAGTAGCTGAAAGGTTAGGgcaaatcagaactccaaaactgaaattcctGCAACTCAACAATTCTGCCCTGTGACCTCCGAGTAGTAAATAGAGCATAACTTCCTTTGTACATGTCCAATTGAGGTGttacaaaatgatttggaaacttgAGACAAAGGCTTAAAACTTTGATTTAGAGACTTGGTACAAATTCTAAGCATAAAGTGCTCGTATACTGAATGCAAATTAAAATCTACAAAACCTGAAACTACAGGATAAGACACCCGAAATAGTacctagtattttgaccataactaatAATCTAGGccttcaaattgagtgattcaaaatcataattaaagctaagacatagaggaaaaactttcatgaagattacTTTAataaattatgattggaactaggttAAAATTAAGTTTAAAAGTCATGTTCTAATGCTGCCCTGCAGTTTGGAATAGTTAGAATGTGTAGCTATCTTATGAATTCAATAAGAAGTTAATTGATTAGCTATTAGTGGAAGTTAGAATGAGTATTGAAACTTTTGAAATTGTTTATTTTCAGTGGAGAAGGGAACTTTAGAGTAAAAGGAGAATTAAGTCAAAGAAAAGAGTCTaagataaggtttgtgcacaacttgaatttctcttgtattttaaatttttaaatgaaaCTAATGTGAATTTCCCTTGTATTTGAGAAAAGTTTACCTTGTTTTGAGAATATTTTGAATGTTAAAAAGAATGTATTATAGTGTTCAAAAGGAAGACGTTTGGCCATTGATTTTAATGTAGCAAGGGGGTAGCCGAATTGAATGTAATTTAGAAGTGCTttgtgaaattgaaatgttgccaACCCTATATGTTGATTTGtgatataacacccctatgttcggtagtgcgttctactgttccggtgacagtgtctgttcggacagctaggatgcctagaactgcacttagatatgagtgaagagacataaaataatgaaatacaagaaaagaaaatataagaaaaacaaaggaaaaacaatagtaattaaatgtaaccaagttaaacgagcagagaaccatagcgatgggtgaccgcactgggaagttgcggcatggaccgttgactagccctagaccacggagaaccatggaaaatatttttaagacttaaatgaacatctattgaagtataaatttcattagaaatatcaaagaaaaattaaataattagtataaagaaaaacgagaaatcgagaaaacgacaaaactcggtgttaccgaaaaatcgggaatgcaacccgaataggggcattgtagtcatttgacatcccaagttgccttttgacctaaatgtccattaaaaataaatgatattacacttggaaaatgttatgaaaaattaaaatggtggt
It contains:
- the LOC131181353 gene encoding uncharacterized protein LOC131181353 → MDRLTKIAHFIPIRANYLVDKLAQVYVADIIRLHGAPVTIVSDKGPQFTSRWIVEKAIQTLEDMLRMCVLDFGGLWKKHIPLLEFAYNNNYYSNIGMASYEALYGRKCRSLMCWEEVGKRALAGTELVEVTNQAKLLIKARSKTATSRQKSYTDLHRKEVVFQEEHMVLLKVSPIKGVIQFGKRGKLALRCSSKEAEEQGDTDG